The following proteins are encoded in a genomic region of Oncorhynchus keta strain PuntledgeMale-10-30-2019 chromosome 6, Oket_V2, whole genome shotgun sequence:
- the LOC118384976 gene encoding endosialin-like — MVQMGKMSCALRSCALLAVLCACWPPWTLGQELQEQDALCTADGCYAVYFQRKTFRESARFCKDKRGSLATLKSSEEAAMVHELLSSVEQRGPRARVRLWIGLHRQPRQCSATRPLRGFQWITGEQDTQYRNWLRADSPSTCAAPRCVVISVNTAADTREQHDNFKWLDGSCSLAVDGFMCHYNYRGMCPSLKSEGGGPALYTTPFNLLSTILTHIPFGSVATLPCPDNEDSLGEQSVLCMLREDGSVGWSKDAPLCSDGPQDWCEEENGGCEHFCQNADTHYYCECSEGFTLAEDGQTCQPNHSCGTANCEFDCEENTKGFRCKCPNGYLLAPGGRNCLDVDECLQAPCPHICVNAPGTFECRCNEGYEPDEDGECVDVDECKDSSSCAHRCENTPGSYACHCRQGFTELPDDPGLCQDIDDCQISTSCHQKCLNYVGGFECYCEAGYELQSDQYSCMAIPEGEHEYSSTATSSYQTSFSWVPEFPDWVTDTTALEWLTEKTSLERLPTEKTASMPVPHRPSNDYNSHWDVLTRRKPAQNTVTPLPSSSSQEDDVTQSQAGDPSVVPSVSDSHHPAVQNDRGAGRVVETPDSNSEIKAATTPTITLRVPLPAQTTAFALGAERPDSKGKRKQDKSWLLVALLVPLCVFIVVMLALGIVYCTSCAVEQNKRITDCYRWIVTSKSENKNKAKSPA, encoded by the coding sequence ATGGTACAGATGGGGAAGATGAGCTGTGCCTTGCGCTCCTGTGCTCTTCTGGCAGTCTTGTGTGCCTGCTGGCCTCCCTGGACTCTGGGACAAGAGCTGCAGGAACAAGATGCCCTCTGCACTGCAGATGGCTGCTACGCCGTCTATTTCCAACGGAAGACTTTTCGGGAATCTGCAAGGTTCTGCAAGGACAAACGTGGTTCCCTGGCAACCCTAAAGAGTTCTGAGGAAGCGGCTATGGTCCATGAGCTCCTTTCGTCGGTGGAGCAGCGCGGCCCTCGGGCCAGGGTCAGACTGTGGATTGGGCTCCATCGCCAGCCCAGGCAGTGCTCTGCCACACGCCCACTCAGGGGATTCCAATGGATCACAGGTGAACAGGACACCCAGTACAGAAACTGGCTGAGAGCGGACTCACCTAGTACCTGTGCCGCACCCCGCTGTGTCGTCATAAGTGTCAACACTGCTGCTGACACCCGGGAGCAGCACGACAACTTCAAATGGCTGGATGGCTCCTGCTCACTGGCTGTAGATGGATTCATGTGTCACTACAACTACCGGGGGATGTGCCCTTCTCTgaagagtgagggagggggacCTGCACTGTATACCACCCCTTTCAACCTGCTCAGCACCATCCTCACTCACATCCCCTTTGGTTCAGTAGCCACCTTGCCCTGCCCAGATAATGAAGACAGCTTAGGAGAACAGTCTGTTCTTTGCATGCTGAGGGAGGATGGGAGTGTGGGCTGGTCAAAGGATGCCCCCCTCTGCTCTGATGGCCCCCAGGACTGGTGTGAAGAGGAAAATGGTGGCTGTGAGCATTTCTGTCAGAATGCTGACACACACTATTACTGTGAGTGTTCTGAAGGCTTCACACTGGCAGAGGACGGCCAGACCTGCCAGCCGAACCATTCCTGTGGCACGGCCAACTGTGAGTTTGACTGTGAAGAGAATACTAAAGGATTCCGCTGCAAATGTCCAAATGGTTACCTGTTGGCACCTGGTGGACGCAACTGCCTGGATGTTGATGAGTGTCTGCAGGCGCCCTGCCCTCATATCTGTGTAAATGCTCCTGGGACATTTGAGTGTCGCTGCAATGAGGGCTACGAGCCTGATGAAGACGGAGAATGTGTGGATGTCGATGAATGCAAAGATTCCAGCAGCTGTGCACACAGATGTGAGAACACCCCTGGTTCCTATGCCTGCCACTGCCGCCAAGGCTTCACTGAGCTGCCCGATGATCCAGGCTTATGCCAGGACATCGATGATTGTCAGATCTCCACAAGCTGCCACCAGAAGTGTCTCAACTATGTGGGTGGGTTTGAGTGCTATTGTGAGGCAGGGTACGAGCTGCAGTCAGACCAGTATTCCTGTATGGCCATTCCAGAGGGTGAACATGAGTATTCATCCACAGCTACCTCATCCTACCAAACCTCTTTCTCCTGGGTCCCCGAATTCCCAGACTGGGTTACCGACACCACAGCTTTGGAGTGGCTGACAGAGAAGACCAGCCTTGAGAGGCTTCCTACTGAGAAGACAGCCTCTATGCCGGTTCCACACAGGCCGTCGAATGACTATAACTCACACTGGGATGTTCTCACACGGAGAAAGCCCGCTCAGAACACTGTCACACCCTTGCCCAGCTCATCCTCCCAGGAAGATGATGTCACTCAAAGCCAAGCAGGTGATCCCTCAGTGGTGCCCAGCGTTAGTGACAGCCACCACCCAGCAGTCCAGAATGACAGGGGGGCTGGGAGAGTGGTAGAAACCCCAGACAGTAACTCTGAGATTAAGGCCGCCACCACCCCCACCATCACACTCAGAGTCCCACTTCCAGCCCAAACAACAGCATTCGCATTAGGGGCAGAGCGGCCTGACAGTAAGGGCAAACGGAAGCAGGACAAGAGCTGGCTTCTCGTAGCACTCCTGGTGCCCCTGTGTGTTTTCATTGTGGTGATGCTGGCTCTGGGCATTGTGTACTGCACTAGCTGTGCTGTAGAACaaaacaagagaatcactgactgTTACCGCTGGATCGTCACCTCCAAATCAGAGAACAAGAACAAGGCGAAATCTCCTGCTTGA